From the genome of Scytonema hofmannii PCC 7110, one region includes:
- a CDS encoding LysM peptidoglycan-binding domain-containing protein has protein sequence MTAAQASSQTYTVQPGDTLFLIAQKVYGDGNRWREIYEANRGVIGSTPEQIQVGMVLVIPGLGQPNPNPSNTLNVEATFYSREETQGHPPATGVHGVTLQEALNGRGRIQCAVDPNVIPLLKEFTIILWDGRRVPASALDKGTAIIGNRIDIFVDTIQEAINLGRKPVQVIL, from the coding sequence ATGACAGCAGCCCAAGCATCTAGTCAAACTTATACCGTCCAACCTGGAGACACGCTATTTTTGATAGCCCAAAAAGTCTACGGGGATGGCAATCGCTGGCGTGAAATTTATGAAGCTAATCGTGGTGTAATAGGAAGTACTCCCGAACAAATTCAAGTAGGGATGGTACTTGTGATTCCAGGGCTTGGTCAACCTAATCCCAATCCCTCTAACACATTAAATGTAGAAGCTACGTTCTATAGTAGGGAAGAAACACAAGGACATCCGCCTGCAACAGGCGTACATGGAGTGACATTGCAAGAAGCCCTGAACGGTAGAGGGCGCATACAGTGTGCTGTAGATCCAAACGTTATTCCCCTACTAAAAGAGTTCACCATAATACTATGGGATGGTCGGCGGGTTCCTGCATCTGCATTGGATAAAGGTACGGCAATCATCGGTAATAGGATTGATATTTTTGTCGATACTATCCAAGAGGCAATTAATTTAGGTAGAAAACCAGTTCAGGTAATTCTTTAA
- a CDS encoding glycosyl hydrolase family 17 protein, which translates to MSQFLGVAFQPYVGRWTGTPPNATTPWWNSYSVQDIVRMLEVIAPKFNKICTYGMGYAGYHQPTTPWDRVDSNCRVALAAAELNKQRGRVVIEVAQGIYQQLPNAALQQAEIEAAFSAAKAANAVYPNTVTSLVFTNEYVVNVETTNAVNAMIVSHKQKARDLNVKVGVRSHTFGEIANPHSHFHNELKTLIQNCDFILCNLYPAANTATPQQGVNGVAQAFNTIKTSVAAINPRCKIMIGETGWSSQGISFNNTVNNVKNLLAYYEAIDKWAFEQQVTTYLFEAFDEPWKSNQNAQVPPENPWSGPNGAEGHYGLWYLNDRGEYTEKRA; encoded by the coding sequence ATGTCTCAATTTCTTGGTGTTGCTTTTCAGCCTTATGTTGGTCGCTGGACTGGAACGCCTCCAAATGCGACGACTCCGTGGTGGAATTCTTACAGCGTGCAAGATATTGTCCGGATGCTTGAGGTCATTGCACCTAAGTTCAACAAAATCTGTACATATGGAATGGGGTATGCTGGCTATCACCAACCTACGACACCTTGGGATCGAGTAGATTCTAACTGTCGTGTTGCTCTTGCTGCGGCTGAGTTGAATAAGCAAAGAGGTAGAGTTGTTATTGAGGTGGCTCAAGGCATTTATCAGCAACTGCCAAACGCTGCACTGCAACAGGCAGAAATCGAAGCTGCTTTTTCTGCAGCTAAGGCAGCGAATGCTGTTTATCCTAACACGGTGACTTCTTTGGTTTTCACAAATGAGTATGTGGTTAACGTAGAGACAACCAATGCTGTTAATGCCATGATTGTGAGTCACAAGCAGAAAGCACGCGATCTGAATGTCAAAGTGGGCGTGCGATCGCATACTTTTGGAGAAATCGCCAATCCTCACAGCCATTTTCACAACGAGTTGAAAACCCTCATTCAGAACTGCGATTTTATCCTTTGCAATCTTTATCCGGCGGCAAATACAGCCACTCCTCAACAAGGTGTAAATGGAGTAGCGCAAGCGTTTAATACCATTAAAACATCTGTTGCTGCAATCAATCCGCGATGCAAAATTATGATAGGCGAGACTGGATGGTCTTCGCAAGGGATTAGTTTTAACAACACGGTTAATAACGTAAAAAATCTGCTTGCATATTACGAGGCGATTGACAAGTGGGCATTTGAGCAGCAAGTCACTACTTATCTTTTTGAGGCATTTGACGAACCTTGGAAAAGTAACCAAAACGCTCAAGTTCCTCCAGAAAACCCCTGGTCTGGACCTAACGGTGCTGAGGGACACTACGGTTTGTGGTATCTCAATGACCGAGGGGAGTATACGGAGAAAAGGGCATAA
- a CDS encoding glycoside hydrolase family protein, whose amino-acid sequence MKLQDIIKLNQTFEFDYLSQDRELAQQVQIRLVDLKLLSSVADGAYGPITQQATVKFAQAFDLPELLNAAFAEKLIEAQEIPNSSTSTFTGIPHCGVELIKRFEGCFLDAYPDPLTKREPITIGWGSTKKRDGSAWRLGESISQKEADELLMLQLEKNYLPDLVKIPCWGELNPHQQGALLSFGYNLGSKFYGALGFDSMTKVLKNRDWSKIRETFIKYRNPGTNVEKGLLARRQAEAELFLTPYR is encoded by the coding sequence ATGAAACTTCAAGATATTATCAAGCTTAACCAAACCTTTGAGTTTGATTATTTGAGTCAGGATCGCGAGTTAGCACAGCAAGTACAAATCCGCCTTGTCGATCTCAAATTACTTTCCTCAGTTGCTGACGGCGCTTATGGACCAATCACTCAACAGGCGACAGTAAAATTTGCCCAAGCCTTTGATTTACCCGAACTTCTGAATGCTGCGTTTGCAGAAAAGCTCATTGAAGCTCAGGAAATCCCCAATTCCTCTACCTCAACTTTTACAGGTATACCCCATTGTGGAGTTGAGTTAATTAAACGCTTTGAAGGTTGCTTTCTCGATGCATATCCCGATCCTTTAACCAAGCGCGAACCGATCACAATTGGCTGGGGATCGACCAAGAAACGTGACGGTAGTGCATGGCGTCTAGGAGAAAGCATTTCTCAAAAAGAAGCGGATGAGCTTTTGATGCTTCAGTTGGAAAAAAACTACTTACCCGATTTAGTAAAAATACCTTGTTGGGGCGAACTCAACCCTCACCAACAAGGAGCATTACTCAGCTTTGGCTATAACTTGGGAAGTAAATTCTATGGCGCTCTTGGCTTCGATTCCATGACCAAAGTTTTAAAGAATCGTGATTGGAGCAAAATCCGCGAAACTTTCATCAAGTATCGCAATCCTGGAACAAACGTTGAGAAAGGACTTTTGGCACGAAGGCAAGCTGAAGCTGAACTATTTCTAACACCTTACCGCTAG
- a CDS encoding S-(hydroxymethyl)glutathione dehydrogenase/class III alcohol dehydrogenase, which translates to MEVKAAVAHGADKPLTIETVQLDEPRAGEVMVEIKASGVCHTDAYTLSGADPEGLFPAILGHEGAGVVVEVGEGVTSLKPGDHVIPLYTPECRQCEYCLSMKTNLCQAIRATQGRGVMPDGTSRFSLDGQMIHHYMGTSTFANYTVLPEIALAKIREDAPFDKVCYIGCGVTTGIGAVINTAKVEPGANVVVFGLGGIGLNVIQAARMVGANTIVGVDINPKKKALAEKFGMTHFVNPKEVEGDLVPYLVDLTKGGADYSFECIGNVNIMRQALECCHKGWGVSVIIGVAGAGQEISTRPFQLVTGRVWKGSAFGGARGRTDVPKIVDWYMQGKINIDDLITHVMPIERINDALHLMHEGESIRSVVTFN; encoded by the coding sequence TTGGAAGTTAAAGCAGCAGTGGCTCACGGTGCCGATAAACCGTTAACAATTGAAACCGTTCAACTTGATGAACCTCGCGCAGGGGAAGTGATGGTTGAAATTAAAGCCAGTGGTGTTTGCCATACGGATGCGTATACCCTTTCTGGTGCAGATCCCGAAGGTTTATTCCCCGCAATTTTGGGACATGAAGGTGCTGGGGTGGTTGTAGAAGTTGGGGAAGGTGTCACTAGTCTTAAGCCTGGTGACCATGTTATTCCTTTATATACGCCAGAATGCCGCCAGTGCGAATATTGCCTGAGCATGAAAACAAATCTTTGTCAAGCAATTCGTGCGACACAAGGACGTGGTGTTATGCCCGATGGCACCAGCCGCTTTTCACTTGATGGGCAAATGATTCACCACTACATGGGGACATCTACATTTGCTAATTATACAGTCTTGCCAGAAATAGCCTTAGCAAAAATTCGTGAGGACGCGCCTTTTGATAAGGTCTGTTATATTGGTTGTGGTGTAACAACAGGTATTGGTGCTGTCATCAACACAGCCAAAGTAGAACCGGGTGCCAATGTTGTGGTTTTTGGTTTGGGTGGTATCGGCTTAAATGTTATCCAAGCTGCAAGGATGGTGGGAGCCAATACGATCGTAGGGGTAGATATTAATCCCAAAAAGAAAGCTTTGGCAGAAAAGTTTGGCATGACTCACTTTGTTAATCCAAAAGAAGTTGAGGGAGATCTAGTTCCCTATCTTGTTGATTTAACTAAGGGTGGTGCTGATTACAGTTTTGAATGCATCGGCAATGTAAACATCATGCGCCAAGCATTGGAATGCTGCCATAAAGGTTGGGGTGTCAGCGTCATTATTGGTGTTGCAGGTGCAGGACAGGAAATTAGCACTCGTCCGTTTCAACTTGTGACTGGGCGAGTCTGGAAAGGTTCGGCATTTGGTGGAGCAAGAGGGCGTACTGATGTACCAAAAATTGTGGATTGGTATATGCAGGGCAAAATTAACATTGATGATTTAATTACTCACGTTATGCCAATAGAACGCATTAATGACGCTTTACATTTGATGCATGAAGGCGAATCAATTCGTAGTGTAGTGACATTTAATTAA
- a CDS encoding LysM peptidoglycan-binding domain-containing protein, whose protein sequence is MAAGQNYTVQSGDTLFLIAQKFYGDGNRWREIYEANRGVIGGSPEQLQVGMVLVIPGSGGNPGSGRGNFPAMLEALGAFESGFPSGDPRQYTSENSLGFMGKYQFGEPLLIDLGYYKADVFYGNGADKNYWRGAWTGKRGINSKEQFQKSREVQEAAIREAFNLNLQRINNTLGAQGQSLNNYLGQQKTYNDRGVSKTVTLTLSGILAGAHLSGPFGLANLLLKNEVPHDEFGTSMLRYVEEYGGYNVSPADFS, encoded by the coding sequence ATGGCAGCTGGTCAAAATTATACTGTTCAATCAGGAGATACACTGTTTTTGATAGCCCAAAAATTTTACGGAGATGGTAATCGTTGGCGTGAAATTTATGAAGCTAATCGCGGTGTCATAGGAGGTAGTCCCGAACAACTTCAAGTGGGGATGGTACTTGTTATTCCTGGCTCCGGTGGAAATCCTGGTTCGGGTAGGGGAAATTTCCCAGCTATGCTAGAAGCGCTGGGAGCATTTGAATCAGGGTTTCCATCAGGAGATCCAAGACAGTACACCTCTGAAAACTCCCTCGGTTTCATGGGTAAGTATCAATTTGGAGAACCGTTACTGATTGACCTTGGCTACTACAAAGCTGATGTTTTTTATGGAAACGGTGCTGACAAGAACTACTGGCGGGGTGCTTGGACGGGAAAGAGAGGTATTAATAGTAAAGAACAATTCCAAAAGTCCCGTGAAGTGCAAGAAGCTGCAATCCGTGAGGCTTTTAATCTCAACTTGCAACGTATTAACAATACGCTTGGAGCGCAAGGACAGTCTCTCAACAACTACCTCGGTCAGCAAAAGACATATAACGATAGAGGGGTGTCAAAAACAGTTACTCTTACCCTTTCCGGTATTTTAGCTGGAGCACATTTGAGTGGTCCTTTTGGACTCGCTAATCTTTTGTTGAAAAACGAAGTTCCTCATGATGAATTTGGGACTTCTATGCTCCGGTATGTGGAAGAATATGGCGGTTACAATGTTTCGCCTGCTGATTTCTCTTAA
- a CDS encoding CAP domain-containing protein, with protein sequence MNRNFIYRIVELTNAQRRQTGLPELRFNPVLAAAAQKHSVDMALEDFFSHSSPDGNKVSDRAKAEGYPSTFVGENIYAGGSTPEDTFKGWMNSEGHRKNILSPDYKEIGVGYYFLANDTGDVNYKHYWTQCFGSP encoded by the coding sequence GTGAATCGTAACTTTATCTATCGCATTGTAGAACTGACTAATGCTCAACGCCGTCAAACAGGTTTGCCAGAACTGAGATTTAACCCCGTGTTAGCAGCAGCAGCACAAAAACATAGTGTAGACATGGCATTGGAAGATTTTTTCAGTCACAGCAGCCCAGATGGCAACAAGGTTTCAGATCGCGCCAAAGCTGAAGGTTACCCTTCAACCTTTGTCGGTGAGAACATTTATGCAGGTGGTTCTACCCCAGAAGATACTTTCAAAGGATGGATGAACAGTGAAGGACATCGGAAAAACATTCTGAGTCCTGACTACAAGGAAATCGGAGTTGGTTATTACTTTTTAGCTAACGATACAGGCGATGTTAATTACAAACATTACTGGACACAATGCTTTGGCAGCCCTTAA
- a CDS encoding sigma factor translates to MNEQQLKELALKAQQNPLGTTARRIALSKLIDSIYRSSKLCRPYKGQFPKVYEHIYEEAVQDLFLYLCKNIDKYDPQRGEFMTWVNMLLSQRFFKEAIPKTVGKSNEIQLENSFLENLEALTIENDEENCISQFRKIRQYIEKDSRGMFRQTHIINHPKANFQEIAIKRWSGTSWKTISDELGIPIPTLSNFYRRSLEKFRYEFRDLCELKT, encoded by the coding sequence ATGAACGAGCAACAGCTTAAAGAGTTAGCTTTAAAAGCCCAACAGAATCCCTTAGGTACAACGGCTAGACGAATAGCTCTATCAAAGCTCATTGACAGTATTTACCGTTCGAGTAAACTGTGTCGCCCATATAAGGGTCAGTTTCCTAAAGTTTACGAACATATTTATGAGGAGGCTGTACAAGACCTATTTTTGTATCTTTGTAAAAATATTGACAAATACGATCCTCAACGTGGTGAATTTATGACTTGGGTGAATATGTTATTAAGTCAGCGTTTTTTTAAAGAAGCCATCCCCAAAACAGTTGGTAAATCTAATGAAATTCAATTAGAAAATTCTTTTCTAGAAAATCTAGAAGCTTTGACAATAGAAAATGATGAAGAGAATTGTATATCCCAGTTTAGAAAAATCAGACAATATATAGAAAAAGATTCAAGAGGAATGTTTAGACAAACACACATTATAAACCATCCCAAAGCCAATTTTCAAGAAATAGCAATTAAAAGATGGTCTGGTACATCCTGGAAAACTATTTCAGACGAGTTGGGCATTCCCATTCCCACTTTAAGTAACTTTTATCGGCGAAGTTTAGAAAAATTTCGCTATGAATTCAGAGATTTGTGTGAGTTGAAGACTTAA
- a CDS encoding alpha-amylase family glycosyl hydrolase, with amino-acid sequence MVEKQLSLIDLESFKPQKGFYPSPIAWEDQVFYFMMLDRFSDDQEIGYKDIEGNVVSKTPTRTTPMFTQEDSGNAIKTAADANRWREAGIKYAGGKLKGLKSKIGYLKRLGVTAIWISPIFKQVRFQETYHGYGIQNFLDVEPNFGSREDLQDLVKTAHANGIYVILDIILNHVGNVFSYAPNRYWTQDEGGNRVLDPRWDGNPYEVKGFNDKKGFPTIPFQKADPNAPTTWVDEDGAIWPIEFQDPSFYTQKGRIDNWDGDPEYLEGDFSDLKDVHHGEGTLDNYKPSLALKYLCEVYKFWIAYADVDGFRIDTVKHMDKGATRFFAAAIHEFAQSIGKEHFFLVGEITGGRKRAFETLEETGLNAVLGIDDIPDKLEYMVKGYRNPGDYFGLFRNSKLIQKESNVWFRDKVVTMFDDHDQVRKGQNKARFCADRDAEKVVLNALALNAMTLGIPCIYYGTEQCFDGNGGSDRYLREAMFGGEFGAFRSREAHFFNEDNPVYQELALILEIRRNNLVLCRGRQYLRSISGDGQNFGFPKMIGNQIRSVVPWSRILSNKEMLLAINTDFEQPSTAWVTIDNELHNSGDRLTCVYSTDKEQVNQQVLVEAKNGKSVKITVPAAGFVIYG; translated from the coding sequence ATGGTTGAGAAGCAATTATCGCTCATTGATCTTGAGTCATTCAAACCCCAAAAAGGTTTTTATCCGTCTCCTATCGCCTGGGAAGACCAAGTTTTCTACTTTATGATGCTTGACAGATTTTCTGATGACCAAGAAATAGGATACAAAGACATTGAGGGAAATGTAGTTTCTAAAACTCCCACTCGCACGACTCCAATGTTTACCCAAGAAGATAGTGGAAATGCCATCAAAACTGCTGCTGATGCAAACCGTTGGCGTGAAGCTGGAATTAAGTATGCTGGCGGTAAACTCAAGGGACTAAAAAGCAAAATCGGTTATTTGAAGCGCTTGGGAGTGACAGCAATATGGATTAGCCCAATTTTTAAGCAAGTACGCTTTCAAGAAACTTATCACGGCTATGGCATTCAAAATTTTCTGGATGTTGAACCGAATTTTGGAAGCCGCGAAGATTTGCAAGATTTAGTCAAAACTGCTCATGCAAATGGCATATATGTAATTTTGGATATTATCCTGAATCACGTTGGTAATGTGTTTAGCTATGCTCCAAACCGCTATTGGACACAGGACGAAGGTGGAAACAGAGTTCTTGATCCTCGTTGGGATGGAAATCCTTATGAGGTTAAGGGATTTAACGATAAAAAGGGATTTCCTACCATACCATTTCAGAAAGCTGACCCTAATGCTCCAACAACATGGGTTGATGAGGATGGAGCTATTTGGCCAATTGAATTCCAAGACCCTTCTTTCTACACGCAAAAAGGACGTATAGATAACTGGGATGGCGACCCAGAGTATTTAGAGGGTGATTTTTCCGATTTAAAAGATGTCCATCACGGTGAAGGCACTCTTGATAATTACAAGCCTTCACTAGCACTCAAGTATCTTTGTGAAGTGTATAAATTTTGGATAGCTTACGCAGATGTAGATGGATTTCGCATTGATACTGTTAAACACATGGATAAAGGCGCTACCCGCTTTTTTGCTGCGGCTATCCATGAGTTTGCCCAAAGTATTGGTAAAGAACATTTCTTTTTAGTTGGTGAAATTACGGGAGGTCGGAAAAGAGCATTTGAGACTTTGGAAGAAACAGGTTTGAATGCTGTTTTAGGTATAGATGATATCCCTGACAAACTTGAGTATATGGTGAAAGGATATCGCAACCCTGGGGACTACTTTGGTCTGTTCCGTAATTCCAAGCTGATTCAGAAAGAATCAAACGTTTGGTTTAGAGACAAAGTCGTGACTATGTTCGACGACCACGACCAAGTCCGTAAGGGACAAAACAAGGCTCGCTTTTGTGCTGACCGAGATGCTGAAAAAGTTGTGTTAAATGCTTTAGCGCTGAATGCAATGACTTTGGGAATTCCTTGTATTTATTACGGAACTGAACAATGCTTTGATGGGAATGGGGGTAGCGATCGCTATTTACGAGAAGCCATGTTCGGTGGTGAATTTGGAGCATTTAGAAGCCGAGAAGCACACTTTTTCAATGAAGATAACCCGGTGTATCAAGAGCTGGCTTTGATTTTAGAAATTAGAAGAAATAATTTGGTTTTGTGTCGCGGTCGCCAATACTTACGCTCAATTTCTGGCGATGGACAAAACTTTGGTTTCCCAAAAATGATTGGGAATCAAATACGCTCTGTTGTTCCTTGGTCACGTATTCTCAGTAACAAAGAAATGCTGTTAGCTATTAATACTGACTTTGAACAACCAAGCACAGCCTGGGTCACCATCGATAACGAACTGCACAATTCGGGCGATCGGTTGACTTGTGTTTACTCTACTGATAAGGAACAGGTAAATCAACAGGTACTTGTTGAAGCTAAAAATGGTAAGTCTGTGAAAATTACGGTTCCTGCTGCAGGCTTTGTCATTTATGGGTAA
- the legP gene encoding Dot/Icm T4SS effector Zinc-dependent metalloprotease LegP, translating to MTIIEDTNNFDGLLKSDDVRTGFISGETFKNKPVQYSVVDGLAIFEGCIVLGTVEEMEQKTAAILAGEDIEEDEASRGVFIPGKQFRWPNGIVPYEIDPSLPKQERVRDAIAHWQQNTIIRFVQRTNSNANQHPNYIRFRPGNGCSSRVGMQGGEQHITLGDGCSTGAAVHEIGHALGLWHEQSREDRDRHIQIHWQNIESSHVHNFNQHITDGDDHASYDYDSIMHYGATAFSKNGQPTITTVSPGKSIGQRKSLSRGDIDTIHFLYQGTTSQSRPYTIRQGDTLFIIAERELKDGNRWREIMKTLNGGSFTEQEAGNLQPGQVVYLPLN from the coding sequence ATGACTATCATTGAAGACACAAACAACTTCGACGGGTTGCTTAAGAGCGATGATGTTCGTACAGGCTTTATCTCTGGAGAAACTTTTAAGAATAAGCCAGTCCAGTACTCTGTTGTCGATGGATTAGCCATCTTCGAGGGCTGCATCGTCCTTGGTACTGTAGAAGAAATGGAGCAGAAAACTGCTGCTATCCTCGCTGGAGAAGATATTGAAGAGGATGAGGCTTCACGTGGTGTGTTTATCCCAGGAAAGCAGTTTCGCTGGCCTAATGGTATTGTGCCATACGAAATCGATCCCAGCCTCCCGAAGCAAGAACGGGTCAGAGATGCGATCGCTCACTGGCAACAAAACACCATCATCAGGTTTGTGCAGCGAACAAACAGCAATGCGAATCAACATCCGAACTACATTCGCTTCCGACCTGGTAACGGCTGCTCATCTCGCGTAGGTATGCAGGGGGGCGAGCAACATATTACTTTAGGCGATGGTTGCTCTACAGGTGCAGCCGTCCACGAAATTGGTCATGCCTTGGGACTTTGGCACGAGCAAAGCCGAGAGGACAGAGATAGACACATTCAGATTCATTGGCAGAATATTGAGTCTTCTCACGTGCATAACTTTAACCAACACATTACCGACGGTGATGACCATGCCTCGTATGATTATGACTCAATTATGCACTACGGAGCAACGGCGTTTTCTAAAAACGGTCAACCAACAATTACGACTGTTTCACCTGGAAAATCTATCGGGCAAAGGAAGTCTCTGAGCAGGGGTGACATAGATACCATTCATTTTCTCTATCAAGGGACAACTTCTCAATCGCGTCCTTACACTATACGACAGGGAGACACGCTCTTTATTATTGCCGAACGAGAGCTAAAAGATGGTAACCGTTGGCGTGAAATTATGAAAACACTAAATGGAGGTTCTTTTACAGAACAAGAAGCTGGCAATTTGCAGCCCGGTCAGGTAGTTTATCTTCCTTTAAACTAG
- a CDS encoding CAP domain-containing protein: protein MSREFINRVVELTNVERQRAGLPPVRLNGRLAAAAEKHSVDMAMRDYFNHTGEDGSSPFDRIKATGYRFSRAAENIYAGGSTPEDAVKGWMNSPGHRQNILNRDYKEIGVGYYFLAKDNGQVNYKHYWTQVFGTSL, encoded by the coding sequence ATGAGCCGAGAATTTATCAATCGCGTTGTAGAACTTACAAATGTTGAACGCCAGAGAGCAGGTTTACCACCAGTGAGACTCAATGGTCGGTTAGCAGCTGCGGCTGAAAAACACAGCGTAGACATGGCAATGCGAGACTATTTCAATCACACCGGAGAAGATGGTTCATCTCCATTTGACCGCATAAAAGCTACAGGTTATCGATTTTCCCGTGCTGCGGAAAACATTTATGCAGGTGGTTCTACTCCAGAAGATGCTGTCAAGGGTTGGATGAACAGCCCAGGACATCGGCAAAACATTCTGAATCGAGATTACAAGGAAATTGGGGTTGGTTATTACTTCTTAGCAAAGGATAACGGTCAAGTTAATTACAAGCATTACTGGACACAAGTTTTCGGTACATCTTTGTAA
- a CDS encoding helix-turn-helix transcriptional regulator, which yields MNTILVIDENSENKNLLMTSLKTAGFEVIDTEDGLVHVRLPQEKLSGIEENQELKASQSIFPSIPRLNKVFQFIELNYHQPIKLDDVAKEVGYASAYLSNLMRHLTGKTIIDWVIERRMAEARVLLLKTNKSVKQIALEVGYQNTNLFYYQFRDRHNSTPLVWRKAQRFQLEKSQKNEF from the coding sequence ATGAATACTATCTTAGTAATTGATGAGAATTCTGAAAATAAAAATCTCTTAATGACATCCTTGAAGACAGCAGGGTTTGAGGTGATTGACACAGAGGATGGTCTTGTTCATGTTCGTCTACCACAGGAGAAATTATCTGGTATTGAGGAGAACCAAGAATTAAAGGCTTCTCAGTCCATCTTTCCTTCCATTCCCCGCCTTAATAAAGTCTTTCAGTTTATTGAATTGAATTACCACCAACCTATTAAGCTAGACGATGTTGCTAAAGAAGTCGGTTATGCCTCAGCTTATTTATCCAACTTAATGCGTCATCTTACAGGAAAAACCATAATTGATTGGGTGATCGAGCGTCGCATGGCAGAAGCACGTGTCTTGCTTTTAAAAACTAACAAATCGGTTAAGCAAATTGCTTTAGAAGTAGGCTATCAAAATACCAATCTTTTCTACTATCAGTTTCGCGATCGCCACAATTCTACTCCTCTAGTTTGGAGAAAGGCACAGCGTTTTCAACTAGAAAAGAGCCAGAAAAATGAGTTTTAA
- a CDS encoding zeta toxin family protein → MRQPNSQPKLVVFAGPNGSGKSTITNILRETANFPANYINPDEIALTLRENNPNRKAYQAAQIAEELRQSYIDQRESFAFETVMSHPSKLKLMKQALMSGYQVELVFVATSNPEININRVRQRVAEGGHDVPADKIRERYNRTIELLPAAVEIANRVRIYDNSTIPQQAVVIENGQITYQSEEIPNWVQTTLTKLEERASERSDIATNFPTTSANIDGGKYVGTVSQTTDNYIVQQTGDSRILHDRSIVKGEFETGDNIRIAYRDGNVAATVQPTQENQQWAESILPIATNILQVERQENRVENPSRGIELVRGNNYQLQLNRNNETLTISSVADNRTVASYDLAESTVIAANPTVQDKQYWLSRSQ, encoded by the coding sequence ATGAGACAACCGAACAGTCAACCTAAACTAGTCGTCTTTGCTGGTCCTAATGGCAGTGGAAAATCTACTATCACGAATATCCTTCGAGAAACAGCAAATTTCCCTGCCAACTATATTAACCCAGATGAAATCGCACTCACTCTAAGAGAAAACAACCCCAATCGCAAAGCATACCAAGCCGCTCAAATCGCGGAAGAACTACGCCAAAGTTATATCGACCAAAGGGAATCGTTTGCCTTTGAGACAGTGATGTCTCACCCCAGCAAGTTAAAACTCATGAAACAAGCTCTTATGTCTGGCTACCAGGTAGAATTAGTATTTGTTGCTACCTCAAACCCAGAAATCAATATCAATAGGGTGAGACAGCGCGTAGCAGAGGGTGGACACGACGTTCCTGCTGATAAAATTCGAGAAAGGTACAATCGTACCATTGAATTATTGCCTGCAGCAGTTGAAATAGCAAACCGGGTTCGCATATATGACAACAGCACCATTCCCCAACAAGCTGTCGTTATCGAAAATGGTCAAATTACTTACCAGTCAGAAGAAATACCCAATTGGGTACAAACCACACTTACTAAACTAGAAGAAAGAGCAAGCGAGAGATCCGACATTGCAACCAACTTTCCTACCACATCAGCCAATATTGACGGTGGGAAGTACGTGGGGACGGTTAGCCAAACTACCGACAACTATATCGTGCAGCAAACAGGAGATAGCCGAATACTTCACGATCGCAGTATTGTTAAGGGTGAGTTTGAAACGGGGGACAATATCAGGATTGCCTATCGGGATGGTAACGTGGCAGCTACGGTACAACCCACCCAGGAAAATCAACAATGGGCTGAAAGTATATTGCCGATCGCCACTAATATCCTCCAGGTTGAACGGCAAGAAAACCGAGTAGAAAACCCAAGTAGGGGAATCGAACTTGTACGGGGGAATAACTATCAGTTGCAGCTAAACCGCAACAACGAAACTCTTACCATTTCATCAGTTGCTGACAATCGGACAGTAGCATCTTACGATTTAGCAGAAAGTACCGTCATTGCCGCCAATCCTACCGTACAAGATAAACAATACTGGCTCTCAAGGAGCCAATAA